Proteins from a single region of Gemmatimonadaceae bacterium:
- a CDS encoding adenylosuccinate synthetase produces the protein MGLRVIVLSGPVVGGKSNLAEALESQFGIRRVKTQDIIVELTGVDRDRKALQQAGEKLDRTTDGAWVARALTRVVTGNDSTNLDSTHDSWVLVDAVRIPSQIEHIRRSFGLRVVHIHVTAPREELARRYEIRKASHPAMAELPTYEEVASNPTEAAVDQLQDLADLVINTLHSTREDVVVRVAAQLGLFGRGFDKLVDVLVGAEYGSEGKGQISAYLAPEYDVLVRVGGPNAGHRVYEEPQAMTYHHLPSGTNRNQNAHIVLGAGAVLRVSELLPEIYAAHVEAKRLSIDPQAMIVTDEDVEAERRLTAAIGSTGSGVGVATARKVLREIAERPVTLAKDVAELQPYVRDTLAVLDRSFSRGHRVFLEGTQGTGLSLHHGSYPHVTSRDTTVAGCLSEAGIPPGRVRRAIMVCRTYPIRVESPKGRTSGPMSRELKWQEIANRSGIDLEELLEAEKTSRTKKQRRIGEFDWTLIRRAASLNAPTDIALSFADYFSIANRKARRFEQLTPETIYFISELERVTFAPVSLIATRFRFRSVIDRRAW, from the coding sequence ATGGGACTACGAGTCATCGTGCTATCAGGTCCGGTGGTCGGAGGAAAGTCTAATCTCGCAGAAGCGCTGGAGTCCCAATTTGGGATTCGCCGCGTCAAGACTCAGGACATTATCGTCGAGTTGACCGGCGTCGATCGCGATCGCAAGGCGCTTCAGCAAGCTGGCGAGAAACTCGACCGTACAACGGACGGGGCGTGGGTTGCGCGAGCCTTGACTAGGGTCGTTACTGGCAATGACTCAACGAATCTCGATTCTACGCACGACTCCTGGGTCCTTGTAGACGCAGTGCGAATTCCGTCACAGATCGAGCACATTCGACGGTCGTTTGGCCTTCGCGTAGTTCACATTCACGTGACTGCACCTCGCGAAGAATTGGCACGGCGATATGAGATTAGGAAAGCGTCGCATCCGGCAATGGCGGAACTCCCTACCTACGAGGAAGTAGCATCCAATCCCACCGAAGCTGCGGTCGATCAACTGCAAGACCTAGCTGATCTCGTGATTAATACGCTCCACAGCACCAGGGAAGATGTTGTAGTACGCGTCGCCGCGCAGCTTGGACTCTTCGGACGAGGGTTCGATAAGTTGGTCGATGTGTTGGTTGGCGCGGAATATGGAAGTGAGGGCAAAGGACAAATATCCGCGTACCTCGCACCGGAATATGACGTACTAGTTCGCGTCGGCGGGCCGAACGCTGGGCACCGCGTGTATGAAGAGCCGCAGGCAATGACCTATCATCACCTGCCTTCCGGAACTAACCGGAATCAGAACGCTCACATAGTGCTCGGGGCTGGTGCGGTTCTGAGAGTCAGCGAACTGTTGCCCGAGATATACGCAGCTCACGTCGAGGCTAAGCGGCTTTCGATTGATCCTCAGGCCATGATCGTAACGGATGAGGATGTTGAGGCGGAGCGTAGACTCACAGCCGCGATTGGATCGACCGGAAGTGGTGTCGGTGTTGCGACGGCACGTAAGGTCCTCCGAGAGATCGCGGAGCGGCCGGTGACGCTCGCAAAGGACGTTGCGGAATTGCAGCCCTATGTCCGCGACACACTTGCTGTGCTCGACCGCTCATTTTCCAGAGGGCACCGCGTTTTCCTCGAGGGCACTCAAGGAACGGGGCTATCTCTTCATCACGGTTCCTATCCCCACGTCACCTCACGCGATACGACAGTCGCGGGTTGTCTCTCAGAAGCAGGGATACCGCCCGGTCGAGTCAGGCGGGCGATAATGGTTTGCCGAACCTATCCAATTCGCGTCGAAAGCCCGAAGGGGCGAACATCCGGCCCGATGAGTCGGGAGCTTAAGTGGCAGGAGATTGCCAACCGATCGGGAATTGACCTCGAAGAGTTGCTAGAGGCGGAAAAGACCTCGCGTACGAAAAAGCAAAGGCGAATTGGCGAGTTTGATTGGACGCTAATTCGGCGAGCTGCCTCACTGAACGCCCCAACCGATATCGCGCTGTCATTCGCCGACTATTTTTCCATCGCGAATCGAAAAGCTCGTCGTTTTGAACAGCTGACACCGGAGACCATCTACTTCATCTCCGAGCTGGAGAGAGTCACTTTCGCGCCAGTCTCGCTCATCGCCACACGCTTCCGCTTTCGAAGCGTTATCGACAGGCGTGCGTGGTAA
- a CDS encoding DNA methyltransferase, with translation MAIDTAALLKLAERWEGVRAAERANFQPYLIELCEALGVERPGPAGSGYQFELPVKVITRDGVEVSNFLDCHRTNHFAIEAKDEEPGRSTELLLRKAFGQLRHYVSHAPGGLPPYLIVMDVARTAIVWDRWNGSYGDWQAGRRIDLTQLANREEDARFLEAIWTDPESLNPRSRAQAVTKEVAGYLANLARSLEAEGYEQERVARFTMRCVFTMFAEDIGLLADEPFRQILERCSDDPAAFQEQALALWQAMDEGKRFDWKKLMRFNGHFFRDAEALPLTKQALTVMRLAAEADWQDVEPAIFGTLLTRALDPGERHRLGAEFTPREFVERVVTPTVEEPIRERWKTVQAAVLQLSEGGKKREAERRLREFHEWMKSLRFLDPACGSGNFLYVTMHVVKRIELEVLRELDAVTGKHELLFEEVHPRQFYGLEIKQWAREIAELVLWIGYHQFWRAHHTHRPQEPILQDTGTIECRDAVLGWSDRKRDVSRDEPDLTPRLPHPVTGQRIPDPDARRPYFVHEDACIAPWPQADFIVGNPPYIGGTSMREALGSGYVDALRHVYANDLPEGADFVMYWWFRSAAEVAAGRTIRAGLITTNSISQKRNRAVVETAEAAGARVVWAIADHPWVDDEDGASVRVALTVISSGPGPARLVTVDDDARIIGDAQAERLNSDLSITVDIPAATRIPLLANRGLSSNGFNLRGAGFIVDNEEALSMLAADSKMAAVLRPYRNGRDLTGRPRNAYLIDFNTRSKEEASEFPALFNILHDRVKPERAVKKEAQARDLWWQLWRTRGELRQALTGLSRYIVTVETSKHRFFEFLDAAVAPDHSLVVVASDDAFHLGVLSSTVHVRWALAAGSRLGVGNDPRYNKSVCLDPFPFPEPSDVLRKRISKTAERIDKDRKHALSRDKRVTMTGIYNVIDKLRQGVALEAQERVVHEISACGVLMELHEELDVLVAEAYNWSWPLNETTILDRLVTLHDERVREENAGTVRWLRPAYQSNRFASELPSSELELDQATPKAAKKAKKPPFPGDVIGQIGAIKRVLSAQTLGAQEITSHFSGAKADLVRRHLETLMLMGEIHQNPDGRFQGLA, from the coding sequence ATGGCGATTGACACAGCGGCCCTGCTGAAACTCGCTGAGCGATGGGAGGGCGTCCGGGCGGCCGAGCGGGCGAACTTTCAACCGTATCTCATCGAGCTCTGTGAGGCACTCGGAGTCGAAAGACCGGGCCCCGCTGGGAGCGGTTACCAGTTTGAGTTGCCAGTCAAAGTCATAACGCGCGACGGCGTCGAAGTATCGAATTTCCTTGATTGTCACCGGACCAACCATTTCGCCATCGAAGCGAAGGACGAAGAGCCAGGCCGCTCGACCGAACTGTTATTGCGCAAGGCATTCGGTCAGCTTCGCCACTACGTAAGCCACGCGCCGGGCGGTCTTCCGCCGTATTTGATCGTGATGGACGTCGCGCGAACCGCGATTGTTTGGGACCGCTGGAATGGCAGTTACGGTGATTGGCAGGCGGGTCGTAGAATCGATTTGACTCAGCTTGCCAATCGCGAAGAGGATGCGCGTTTCCTCGAAGCAATCTGGACCGATCCGGAGTCACTCAATCCCCGATCGCGCGCCCAAGCCGTAACCAAGGAAGTCGCAGGCTACCTCGCGAACCTCGCTCGAAGTCTCGAAGCTGAGGGATACGAACAGGAGCGCGTTGCAAGGTTCACGATGCGATGCGTGTTCACAATGTTCGCAGAGGACATCGGCTTACTAGCCGACGAACCATTCCGCCAAATCCTTGAGCGGTGCTCCGATGATCCTGCGGCGTTCCAGGAGCAGGCGCTTGCTCTCTGGCAAGCGATGGACGAGGGTAAGCGCTTCGACTGGAAGAAACTCATGCGGTTCAATGGCCACTTCTTCCGCGATGCAGAAGCGCTCCCACTGACGAAGCAAGCCCTTACCGTCATGCGGCTGGCGGCAGAAGCCGACTGGCAGGATGTGGAACCCGCCATTTTCGGTACGTTGCTGACTCGCGCGCTCGATCCCGGAGAACGTCACCGATTGGGAGCTGAGTTCACGCCCAGGGAATTCGTGGAGCGCGTCGTCACTCCAACCGTGGAAGAACCCATCCGTGAGCGGTGGAAGACCGTACAGGCGGCGGTGCTTCAGCTCTCCGAAGGCGGCAAGAAACGGGAAGCCGAAAGGCGGCTAAGGGAATTTCACGAATGGATGAAGTCCCTTCGCTTCTTGGATCCGGCATGCGGGTCCGGAAATTTTCTGTATGTGACCATGCACGTTGTGAAGCGAATCGAGTTGGAGGTTCTACGGGAGTTGGATGCCGTCACCGGAAAGCACGAACTTCTCTTTGAGGAAGTTCACCCGCGGCAATTCTATGGATTGGAAATCAAGCAATGGGCCCGCGAAATAGCGGAGCTTGTGCTTTGGATCGGCTATCATCAGTTCTGGCGCGCTCACCATACTCACCGACCACAGGAACCGATTCTTCAGGACACAGGCACGATCGAATGCCGGGACGCTGTTCTCGGCTGGTCGGATCGAAAGCGCGACGTTTCTCGAGATGAGCCCGACCTAACCCCGCGCCTTCCGCATCCTGTTACCGGCCAGAGAATTCCTGACCCGGACGCGCGGCGGCCATATTTCGTTCATGAAGATGCCTGTATCGCGCCTTGGCCTCAGGCCGACTTCATTGTCGGAAACCCGCCGTACATTGGCGGGACGTCGATGCGCGAAGCGCTCGGAAGCGGTTATGTGGATGCGTTGCGTCATGTGTACGCAAACGATCTCCCGGAGGGCGCTGACTTCGTCATGTATTGGTGGTTTCGTTCCGCAGCGGAGGTAGCCGCTGGCCGAACCATTCGCGCGGGCCTCATCACTACAAACTCCATCAGTCAGAAGCGCAATCGCGCTGTGGTTGAAACTGCCGAAGCCGCCGGTGCTCGGGTTGTGTGGGCCATCGCGGACCATCCTTGGGTCGATGACGAGGACGGCGCCTCCGTCCGAGTTGCGCTAACGGTCATTTCTTCTGGTCCCGGTCCCGCGCGGCTCGTCACCGTTGACGACGATGCGCGAATTATCGGCGATGCTCAGGCCGAGCGCCTGAACTCCGACCTGTCAATAACAGTCGATATCCCAGCGGCCACGCGGATTCCCTTGCTGGCCAACCGTGGCCTTTCGTCGAATGGGTTCAACCTGAGGGGTGCAGGCTTCATCGTCGACAATGAGGAAGCCTTGTCGATGCTGGCGGCTGACTCGAAGATGGCGGCCGTGTTGCGGCCGTACCGCAACGGACGCGACCTGACGGGGCGACCACGCAATGCATATCTGATCGACTTCAATACACGCTCGAAGGAAGAAGCCTCCGAGTTTCCTGCTCTGTTCAACATCTTGCACGACCGGGTGAAGCCAGAGCGAGCCGTGAAGAAGGAGGCGCAGGCGAGAGATCTTTGGTGGCAATTGTGGCGGACGCGGGGCGAACTCAGACAGGCGCTGACCGGTTTATCGCGCTACATCGTCACGGTAGAGACGTCAAAGCATCGGTTCTTTGAATTCCTCGATGCTGCGGTTGCACCTGATCACTCGCTCGTTGTAGTCGCCTCCGACGACGCGTTTCATCTCGGCGTGCTATCGTCAACTGTTCATGTCCGTTGGGCGCTCGCTGCCGGGAGCAGATTGGGTGTAGGAAACGATCCCCGATATAACAAATCCGTTTGCCTCGACCCGTTTCCCTTCCCCGAGCCGTCCGATGTTCTGCGGAAGCGTATTTCGAAGACGGCGGAACGCATCGACAAAGATCGCAAGCACGCGCTCAGTCGTGACAAACGCGTAACGATGACCGGGATATACAACGTCATCGACAAGCTGCGACAAGGCGTTGCCCTTGAGGCTCAGGAACGCGTCGTTCATGAGATATCGGCATGTGGAGTCCTGATGGAATTGCACGAGGAACTCGACGTGCTAGTCGCGGAGGCCTACAACTGGAGCTGGCCTCTCAACGAAACGACGATCCTGGATCGTCTGGTCACCTTGCACGACGAGAGGGTACGCGAGGAGAACGCTGGTACTGTGCGCTGGCTCCGGCCAGCGTATCAGTCCAATCGCTTCGCAAGCGAGCTGCCCTCGTCGGAGCTAGAGCTCGATCAAGCCACCCCCAAGGCAGCAAAGAAAGCGAAGAAGCCTCCATTCCCGGGCGATGTGATCG